The genomic window GAGCGCACCGGCCCGCGCTATCCGCTGCTGCTCACCACGGGCCGCATCCTCAGCCAGTACAATGTCGGCGCGCAGACCCGGCGCACCGACAACGTGGTCTGGCATGCCGAGGATCGCCTCGAGATCCATCCGCACGATGCCGAGCAGCGCGGCGTGCGCGACGGCGACTGGGTACGGCTGAAGAGCCGCGCCGGCGAGACCACGCTGCGCGCGGAGATCACCGACCGCGTCGCACCCGGCGTCGTCTACACTACGTTCCACCACCCGGACACGCAGGCCAACGTCATCACCACCGACTATTCGGACTGGGCCACCAACTGTCCCGAATACAAGGTCACGGCGGTGCAGGTCTCGCCCTCGAACGGCCCGTCGGACTGGCAGAAAGCTTATGACGCGCAGGCGCGGCAATCCCGCCGCATCGTGCCGGCCGAGGCTGCGGAGTAGCGGGATGCACGTGCCGGTCCAGGCCATCGACCGCAACAGCTGGCGCGACGGTGCCGCGTCCGACGGCGCGCGGCTGATCCCGGAGGAGACGCCGCTGGCGTTGACCTACAACGGCGGCACCTACGCCGTCATGATGGGGACACCGCAGAATCTGGAAGATTTTGCGGTCGGCTTCAGCGTGAGCGAAGGCATCGTCGGATCGGTCGACGACATTCGCTCGCTCGAAGTGGTCCGCCTCGACGACGGCATTGAGCTGCGCATGTGGCTGGCCTCGGAAGATGCTGCGCGCATCAGCGAGCGTCGGCGCCACATCGCAGGCCCGACCGGCTGCGGCATCTGCGGCATCGAGTCCATTGCCGAGGCGGTGCGGCCGGCGGCCGCGGTGCCGCAGGGACAGAGCTTCACGCCGGACGAAATCATGGCGGCGATGCAGGCCATCGCGCCGTTGCAATCGATCAATCTGCAAACCCGTGCTGTTCACGCCGCCGCGTTCTGGTCCCCTGCCGGCAACATCGTCGCGCTGCGCGAGGATGTCGGCCGCCACAACGCACTCGACAAGCTCGCCGGGGCGCTAGCGCGCAGCCGCACGGATGCGCGCGGCGGCATGGTGCTGCTGACGAGCCGCGTCTCGGTGGAGATGGTGCAGAAGACGGCCGCGATCGGCGCCCCCGTGATGGTCGCCGTGTCCGCGCCGACCGCGCTCGCGGTACGCACGGCAGAAGCCGCCGGCATCACACTGATTGCCATTGCCCGCCAGGACGGGTTCGAAGTGTTTTCGCATGGTGACCGGGTCGTCGCCCGCCATGCCACGGAGGTTGCCGATGTCGCCTGACCGCTTGATCTACATGGCCAACCAGATCGGCAAGTTCTTCCAGAGCCAGGGCCATGACAAGGCCGTGCCTGGCATTGCCGAACACATCAAGAAGTTCTGGGATCCCCGCATGAAGCGCGCGATCTTCGTCCATCTCGATGCGGGTGGAGTGGGGCTCGAGCCAAACGTGCGCGAGGCCCTCACCTCGCTGAAGCAAACTACAACCCTTCCAGCAGCGCCCTGAATACGCGCCGCACCTCGCTCTGCGTTTCCTTCACACGCGCCTCCAGCGACGAGAAGTCCGGCGCGTCGCCAGCGCGCGCCATCACGCGCAGGAGATCGGTGCCGGCGGTTTCCGGCTTGAAGCGCTCGCTGACGCAAAGCCGCAAGATCTGCGTCAGGTCGTGATAGAGCCGCGCCGCGGCACGCAATATCTCCGTCTCCGATTGCGCGAGCACGCCGAGCCTGCATGCATTTTCCAGTACCTGCAGGGTGCTGACGTCGAGGATCTCCGGCTTGTCGTGGGCATGCACGAGCTGGA from Bradyrhizobium zhanjiangense includes these protein-coding regions:
- the fdhD gene encoding formate dehydrogenase accessory sulfurtransferase FdhD, translated to MHVPVQAIDRNSWRDGAASDGARLIPEETPLALTYNGGTYAVMMGTPQNLEDFAVGFSVSEGIVGSVDDIRSLEVVRLDDGIELRMWLASEDAARISERRRHIAGPTGCGICGIESIAEAVRPAAAVPQGQSFTPDEIMAAMQAIAPLQSINLQTRAVHAAAFWSPAGNIVALREDVGRHNALDKLAGALARSRTDARGGMVLLTSRVSVEMVQKTAAIGAPVMVAVSAPTALAVRTAEAAGITLIAIARQDGFEVFSHGDRVVARHATEVADVA
- a CDS encoding formate dehydrogenase subunit delta, with translation MSPDRLIYMANQIGKFFQSQGHDKAVPGIAEHIKKFWDPRMKRAIFVHLDAGGVGLEPNVREALTSLKQTTTLPAAP